GTATACTGCCCATGAACTGCAACTCCATTAAGGTTATAAATATGACATTAGATTAACTTTATTGATGTCTGAATATAAGATCGGGGCTGGTGGTTGGGCATATTTCAACATACCGGGCATGGATCCACTAAAAGCTTATTCACAGGCCTTCGATTTCGTGGAAGTGAATACCACCTTTTATCAGACCCCATCCCGGGAAATGGTGG
This region of Methanosarcinales archaeon genomic DNA includes:
- a CDS encoding DUF72 domain-containing protein, with the protein product MSEYKIGAGGWAYFNIPGMDPLKAYSQAFDFVEVNTTFYQTPSREMV